CTCGACGTCATCCCCGTCTACATCCGTGCCGGAGCCATCATCCCCAAAATCCCCGAAGACGTCATGACCCTCGTCCCCACCACCGAGAGCAACAACAAAACCATCAAAACTCTTGACGAACGCCGCGTCTACGAAATCATCGGAAGCTCATCTTCGGACGCGGTCACGAAGGACTTCGAAGCCCGCGAACTCACCCACACCGGCAACACCCTCAAAATCACCGGCGAGAAGAACGCCCACATCCTCCTCCGCTGGAAATTTACGAGTATCCACTCCGCCACCCTCAACGGCTCCCCCCTCACCCTCCAGCCCGGAGCCATCGCCGAGTTCGACTACACCGGCACCCCCGCCACCATAGCCTGGCAATAACCAGCCACCGCCATTGCCGTTCTGGTTGTCATTCCCGTAGGGAATCTGCGTTTGCCTTGTCGTTGGCCGTCGAGCCGGGTTGCCCCACCTTCGGCGAAAGCCTCATCGTCGACTAAGGTGGGAGCAGCCAGCCCGCTGTCTTTGCCGTTCTGGTTGTCATTCCCGTAGGGAATCTGCGTTTGCCTTGTCATTGGCCGTCGAGCCGGGGTGCCCCACCTTCGCCGACAGCCTCATCGTCGACTAAGGTGGGAGCAGCCAGCCCGCTGTCTTTGCCGTTCTGGTTGTCATTCCCGTAGGGAATCTGCGTTTGCCTTGTCGTTGGCCGTCGAGCCGGGTGCCCCGCCTTCGCCGACAGCCTCATCGTCGGCTAAGGTGGGAGCCCAAACCGCCCAAGGTCGCCGCAAGCGAAACTATTTTTCGCGTATTTCCAGCCAAATTCACATGTCAAGCCCCAAAGCAACGTAAACATCACATTCTAAAGAGAAAAGTGCATGTCCTTTTAGTTCCGGTGCGTTCTCTACAATTAAAAGCAGAGGGAAAACAAAAACCGCTCCCCCAGGGGAGAAGCGGTTTCCCTGCTCCAGATTGACACTTCCGAAACTCAGCATCGTAATGAGAGAACCCGCTAAGTCCAATCATTACTAATATTTGCGGCTAAATCCTTTATAATGAAATATTTACAGGGGAAAGACTGCCGCATAGTATTGACAACAAAAGCGTTACGCCCAGGCAATGGGGAGGGGGGTACCCCCCTTCGAGCCCGTCAGATAGAAGCCACAGGCATGCTGCCATTCTGCACCGGCATTCCCGGACCAGCAAGAATGTGTGACGAAATCAGGGAAGCAATCGCCACGTTGTACTCGCGCACACGGGCCGGCATGAAGAACGCCTCGATCCACCCAAGGAAGCAGGGAATGCCCGTCCACGAAAGCAGGAGATACGTGAGCCCAAGCCCGTTCCGTCCGAGATAGAAGTGATGGATCCCGAAGCTGCCAAGAAACACAGCAAACAACACGCCCGCGATCTCATCCTTGCGCGCGCGTTCGTACTCGGCATAGAACCACGCCTTCTGCTGCTCGTTCATCCGCGCTGTGTACACACTATCGGGATAGATCATCACGTTCCCCTCTCACTCGGCTCTGAACCATCTGGCCCTGAAAGATATACGCATTCCCTGTCACGATGTTCCCGGCTCAGCGGCGCTTGAGGCCGAGCAGGCTCAGGAAGAAGCTGCCGAAGATCGCCTCGACTCCAAGCATGAAGCAGGTCGCCGAAGGCAGCGTCAACCGCAGCATCCGCGTAGCCGAAAGATCCCCAAAACCCGCGAGTCTCCAGAGATGCACAGCATATCCGAGGATGCCGAAGCCGGCCAGCACAAGCAATGCTCCGAAGATCAAACCTACTTCAAGCGTAATGAACTTGAAGAGCCTCTCGAACTTCGGATCTTCCGGCAGAAAACCCTCGAGCGTTCCAAACACCTTCGCACTCACCGCGAACACCGAGATATGCGCTCCAACCATCACCGCACCAAGCGAGTAGGTCAACGTATCGACATCAAGCGTCCAACGCCCGACTCGCTGAGCATGCGGCAGCAGCCAGATCGAAACCAGCGCTCCAAGAAAGAAGATCGCCACCCCAGGATTGAAGAACAGCCATCGCGGACTGTAGAGCAGGAGAAACCGCAGATGTCGCCAGCCATCCCGCCACGTCTTCAAATGTGGAGCTCGCGACCGCCCATCCGGCGAGAGCGTCGTTGGAACCTCCGAGATCCTCATCTTCGCCAGCGAAGCCTTCACGATCATCTCGCTCGCGAACTCCATCCCGATCGTCCGCAGCCCAAGCCCAAGCATCGCGTCCCGCCGAAAAGCCCGCAGCCCACAATGAAAGTCCCGCACCGGAATCCCGAAGAAAAGCCTTCCCACGAAGCTCAGAACCGGATTTCCAAGATATCGATGCAGCGCAGGCATCGCGCCAGCCTCGATCGTTCCCGAGAAACGATTGCCCATCACGAGATCATCTCCAGCTTCAAGCTTCGGCAGAAAGCGAGGAAGATGGTCGAAGTGATAACTAGCGTCAGCATCCGCCATCATCACGTACTTCCCACGAGCC
This genomic window from Granulicella sibirica contains:
- a CDS encoding TM2 domain-containing protein codes for the protein MIYPDSVYTARMNEQQKAWFYAEYERARKDEIAGVLFAVFLGSFGIHHFYLGRNGLGLTYLLLSWTGIPCFLGWIEAFFMPARVREYNVAIASLISSHILAGPGMPVQNGSMPVASI
- a CDS encoding glycosyltransferase family 2 protein yields the protein MVASRYMEELTLTILMPCLNEAETLAFCVTQAMTALSDSGVSGEVLVADNGSTDGSQAIALGLGARVVDVPIRGYGAALMAGIEAARGKYVMMADADASYHFDHLPRFLPKLEAGDDLVMGNRFSGTIEAGAMPALHRYLGNPVLSFVGRLFFGIPVRDFHCGLRAFRRDAMLGLGLRTIGMEFASEMIVKASLAKMRISEVPTTLSPDGRSRAPHLKTWRDGWRHLRFLLLYSPRWLFFNPGVAIFFLGALVSIWLLPHAQRVGRWTLDVDTLTYSLGAVMVGAHISVFAVSAKVFGTLEGFLPEDPKFERLFKFITLEVGLIFGALLVLAGFGILGYAVHLWRLAGFGDLSATRMLRLTLPSATCFMLGVEAIFGSFFLSLLGLKRR